Proteins encoded together in one Mycobacterium sp. MS1601 window:
- a CDS encoding TetR/AcrR family transcriptional regulator, producing the protein MSTTVAQQPEAGPAKVDGRKRRWHQHKVERRNELVDGTLGAIRRQGRDISMDEIAAEIGVSKTVLYRYFVDKNDLTTAVMMRFVQTTLIPNMAAALSTHLDGYALTREIIRVYVETVAAEPEIYPFVFANSSASKSKVIADSERIIAGMLAVMFRRRMQKEGMDTKGVEPWAYMIVGGVQLATHSWMSHRRMSSDELIDYLSMLSWSALSGIVESGGSLARFNSQPHPSPELPPSTGADL; encoded by the coding sequence ATGAGCACGACAGTGGCACAACAGCCCGAGGCCGGACCCGCGAAAGTCGACGGTCGCAAACGGCGCTGGCACCAGCACAAGGTGGAGCGTCGAAACGAACTCGTCGACGGCACCCTCGGCGCCATCCGCCGCCAGGGTCGCGACATCAGCATGGACGAGATAGCTGCGGAAATCGGCGTCTCCAAGACCGTGTTGTACCGCTACTTCGTCGACAAGAACGACCTCACCACCGCGGTGATGATGCGCTTCGTGCAGACGACTCTGATCCCCAACATGGCCGCCGCGCTGTCAACCCATCTGGATGGCTACGCCCTGACCCGCGAGATCATCAGGGTGTACGTCGAGACTGTGGCCGCAGAACCAGAAATCTATCCTTTTGTCTTCGCAAACAGCTCTGCCAGCAAAAGCAAAGTGATCGCCGACAGCGAACGGATCATCGCCGGAATGCTCGCCGTGATGTTCCGCAGGCGCATGCAGAAAGAGGGCATGGACACCAAAGGTGTCGAGCCGTGGGCCTACATGATCGTCGGCGGCGTTCAGCTGGCCACCCACTCGTGGATGTCGCATCGGCGGATGAGCTCCGACGAGTTGATCGACTACCTTTCCATGCTCTCGTGGAGCGCATTGAGCGGGATCGTCGAAAGCGGTGGCTCGCTGGCACGTTTCAACAGCCAGCCGCATCCGTCACCGGAGTTGCCGCCGTCCACAGGCGCTGATCTATAG
- a CDS encoding polyphosphate kinase 2 family protein, which yields MTDLPSQWTHEPHKVLAFRPGDKVSEIDAGATPGFKGSKADAPALQAERNDRFAGLQEMLYANSRSGDTRSVLLVLQGMDTAGKGGIVKHVVGAGNPQGIRYTSFGAPTPEELSHHYLWRIHKAVPAAGQIGVFDRSHYEDVLIVRVRNLVPPNIWAGRYDEINAFEKELTDEGTTIVKVAMFVSLDEQKKRLAERLERPDKYWKYNPADIDERALWPAYQEAYQAVLDKTSTEHAPWHVVPCDRKWYSRLAILELLIEALKSLNMSWPPADFDVEAEKKRLAAI from the coding sequence ATGACCGACCTGCCCTCCCAGTGGACCCACGAACCACACAAAGTGCTCGCCTTCCGCCCGGGGGACAAGGTCTCCGAGATCGATGCCGGCGCCACTCCTGGGTTCAAGGGCAGCAAGGCCGACGCCCCCGCGCTGCAGGCCGAGCGCAATGATCGTTTTGCCGGACTGCAGGAAATGCTCTACGCCAACAGCCGCTCCGGTGACACCAGGTCGGTCCTGCTGGTTCTGCAAGGCATGGACACCGCAGGCAAAGGCGGCATCGTCAAACACGTGGTGGGCGCGGGCAACCCGCAGGGCATCCGCTACACCAGCTTCGGTGCGCCCACCCCCGAGGAGCTGTCACATCACTACTTGTGGCGGATTCACAAAGCCGTGCCCGCGGCGGGCCAGATCGGGGTGTTCGACCGGTCGCACTACGAGGACGTACTGATCGTGCGCGTGCGCAATTTGGTGCCACCGAACATCTGGGCCGGCCGCTACGACGAGATCAACGCGTTCGAGAAGGAGCTCACCGACGAAGGCACCACCATCGTGAAGGTGGCGATGTTCGTCTCGCTGGACGAGCAGAAGAAGCGCCTCGCCGAGCGGCTCGAACGGCCCGACAAGTACTGGAAATACAACCCCGCCGACATCGACGAACGCGCCCTGTGGCCCGCCTACCAGGAGGCCTATCAGGCGGTCCTGGACAAGACCTCCACCGAACATGCGCCCTGGCACGTGGTGCCGTGCGACCGCAAGTGGTACAGCAGACTGGCCATCCTCGAACTGCTCATCGAGGCGCTGAAGTCACTGAACATGAGTTGGCCGCCCGCTGATTTCGACGTGGAAGCCGAGAAGAAGCGGTTGGCCGCCATCTAG
- a CDS encoding cyclopropane mycolic acid synthase family methyltransferase, whose product MSVVEPDLSPFYEESQSIYDISNEFFALFLGPTMGYTCGYYERDDMDLDESQNAKFDLALGKLGLEPGMTLLDIGCGWGGALERAITKFDVNVIGITLSKAQSEWARERLAKLDTERSVEIRLQGWEEFNEPVDRIVSIGAFEAFKAERYPLFFERAYNILPADGVMLLHTILAHTQQFFRENGIKLTLSDLKFMKFIGDEIFPGGQLPAVEDIEKLAADSGFNLTRTHLLGPHYARTLDMWAANLEAAKDQAIAMQGQEVYDRYMKYLTGCADFFRRGVTNIGQFTLEKG is encoded by the coding sequence GTGTCAGTAGTCGAACCGGATCTGTCGCCGTTCTACGAAGAATCTCAGTCGATCTACGACATCTCCAATGAATTCTTCGCGCTGTTTCTCGGGCCCACCATGGGCTACACCTGTGGGTACTACGAGCGCGACGACATGGATCTCGATGAGTCGCAGAACGCAAAATTCGACCTGGCGCTGGGCAAGCTGGGCCTCGAACCCGGTATGACGCTGCTCGACATCGGCTGCGGTTGGGGCGGCGCGCTGGAGCGGGCGATCACCAAGTTCGACGTCAACGTCATCGGCATCACCTTGAGCAAGGCGCAGTCGGAGTGGGCCCGCGAGCGGCTGGCCAAGCTCGACACCGAGCGCAGCGTCGAGATCCGGTTGCAGGGCTGGGAAGAGTTCAACGAGCCCGTCGACCGCATCGTGTCGATCGGCGCGTTCGAGGCCTTCAAGGCCGAGCGCTACCCGCTGTTCTTCGAGCGCGCGTACAACATCTTGCCGGCCGACGGCGTGATGCTGCTGCACACCATCCTGGCGCACACACAGCAGTTCTTCCGCGAGAACGGGATCAAGCTGACTCTCAGCGATCTCAAGTTCATGAAGTTCATCGGTGATGAGATCTTCCCCGGCGGACAGCTGCCCGCTGTCGAGGACATCGAGAAGCTGGCCGCCGACTCAGGTTTCAACCTGACCCGCACCCACTTGCTGGGCCCGCACTACGCCCGCACGCTGGACATGTGGGCCGCGAATCTGGAAGCGGCCAAGGATCAGGCCATCGCCATGCAGGGTCAGGAAGTCTATGACCGCTACATGAAGTACCTGACCGGTTGCGCCGACTTCTTCCGTCGTGGTGTCACCAACATCGGTCAGTTCACGCTGGAAAAGGGCTAG
- a CDS encoding 3-hydroxybutyryl-CoA dehydrogenase has protein sequence MGSGIAEVSVKAGADVVVYDTDERFTAAGKDRITGSLDKAVTKGKLSAQDRDAALARLSFTTDLNDLADRQLVIEAVIEDESVKTAIFAELDAIVTDPQAVLASNTSSIPIMKIAAATTNPSRVLGLHFFNPVPVLPLVELVSTLVTDQGAVARVEQFAGEVLGKQVVKCSDRSGFVVNFLLVPYLLAAIRMVEAKVATIEDVDTAVVAGLSHPMGPLRLSDLIGLDTLKLIADKMFDEFKEPLYSAPSLLLRMVEAGQLGKKSGQGFYRY, from the coding sequence ATGGGCTCGGGCATCGCGGAGGTCTCCGTCAAGGCCGGTGCCGACGTGGTGGTCTACGACACCGACGAACGCTTCACCGCTGCGGGCAAGGACCGGATCACCGGCTCCCTGGACAAGGCCGTCACCAAGGGCAAGCTCAGCGCGCAGGACCGTGATGCGGCGCTGGCCCGGCTGAGTTTCACCACCGACCTCAACGATCTCGCCGACCGCCAGCTGGTGATCGAAGCCGTCATCGAGGACGAGTCCGTCAAGACCGCCATCTTCGCCGAGCTCGATGCCATCGTGACCGATCCGCAGGCGGTGCTGGCGTCCAACACCTCCAGCATCCCGATCATGAAGATCGCAGCGGCCACGACGAACCCAAGCCGGGTTCTCGGGCTGCACTTCTTCAATCCCGTGCCGGTGCTGCCCCTTGTCGAGCTCGTCAGCACTCTGGTCACCGACCAGGGCGCCGTCGCCCGCGTCGAGCAGTTCGCCGGTGAAGTGCTCGGCAAGCAGGTGGTCAAGTGTTCGGACCGCTCGGGCTTCGTGGTGAACTTCCTGCTGGTGCCCTACCTCTTGGCGGCCATCCGGATGGTAGAGGCCAAGGTGGCCACCATCGAGGACGTCGACACCGCTGTGGTGGCCGGGTTGTCACATCCGATGGGCCCACTGCGGCTGTCGGATCTGATCGGGCTGGACACCTTGAAGTTGATCGCCGACAAGATGTTCGACGAATTCAAAGAACCGCTCTATTCGGCACCCTCGCTGCTGCTGCGAATGGTCGAGGCAGGTCAGTTGGGCAAGAAGTCCGGACAGGGCTTCTACCGCTATTGA
- the aceA gene encoding isocitrate lyase encodes MSTVGTPKSPEQIQHDWDTNPRWKGITRDYSPSDVVALQGSVVEEHTLARRGAEVLWEQLHDMEFVNSLGALTGNMAVQQVRAGLKAIYLSGWQVAGDANLSGHTYPDQSLYPANSVPQVVRRINNALLRADEIAKVEGDRSVENWLAPIVADGEAGFGGALNVYELQKALIAAGVAGSHWEDQLASEKKCGHLGGKVLIPTQQHIRTLTSARLAADVADVPTVVIARTDAEAATLITSDVDERDRPFITGERTKEGFYRVRNGLEPCIARAKAYAPYSDLIWMETGTPDLELARKFAEGVKSEFPDQMLAYNCSPSFNWKKHLDDATIAKFQKELGAMGFKFQFITLAGFHALNYSMFDLAYGYARNQMSAYVELQEREFAAEERGYTATKHQREVGAGYFDRIATTVDPTSSTTALAGSTEEGQFH; translated from the coding sequence ATGTCGACCGTTGGCACCCCCAAATCGCCCGAGCAGATCCAGCACGACTGGGACACCAACCCCCGCTGGAAGGGCATCACCCGCGACTACAGCCCGTCCGATGTCGTGGCCCTGCAGGGCAGCGTCGTCGAAGAGCACACCCTGGCCCGCCGCGGTGCCGAGGTGCTGTGGGAGCAGCTGCACGACATGGAGTTCGTCAACTCCCTCGGCGCGCTGACCGGCAACATGGCTGTTCAGCAGGTCCGCGCCGGACTGAAGGCCATCTACCTGTCCGGTTGGCAGGTTGCCGGTGACGCCAACCTCTCCGGTCACACCTACCCCGATCAGAGCCTGTACCCGGCCAACTCCGTGCCGCAGGTGGTGCGCCGCATCAACAACGCACTGCTGCGTGCCGACGAGATCGCCAAGGTCGAAGGTGACCGTTCCGTCGAGAACTGGCTGGCCCCGATCGTCGCCGATGGCGAGGCCGGTTTCGGTGGCGCGCTCAACGTCTACGAACTGCAGAAGGCCCTCATCGCCGCCGGTGTTGCCGGCTCGCACTGGGAAGACCAGCTGGCCTCGGAGAAGAAGTGTGGTCACCTCGGTGGCAAGGTGCTGATTCCCACCCAGCAGCACATCCGCACGCTGACCTCGGCGCGCCTGGCCGCCGACGTGGCCGACGTTCCCACCGTCGTCATCGCCCGCACCGACGCCGAGGCCGCCACCTTGATCACCTCGGATGTCGACGAGCGCGATCGGCCGTTCATCACCGGTGAGCGCACCAAGGAAGGCTTCTACCGGGTCCGCAACGGTCTCGAGCCCTGCATCGCCCGGGCCAAGGCCTACGCGCCGTACTCCGACCTCATCTGGATGGAAACCGGTACCCCGGATCTGGAGCTGGCCCGCAAGTTCGCCGAGGGCGTCAAGAGCGAGTTCCCCGACCAGATGCTGGCCTACAACTGCTCGCCGTCGTTCAACTGGAAGAAGCATCTGGACGACGCCACCATCGCCAAGTTCCAGAAGGAATTGGGCGCCATGGGCTTCAAGTTCCAGTTCATCACCCTCGCGGGCTTCCACGCGCTCAACTACTCGATGTTCGATCTGGCCTACGGCTACGCCCGCAACCAGATGAGTGCCTACGTCGAGCTGCAGGAGCGTGAGTTCGCCGCCGAGGAGCGCGGTTACACCGCCACCAAGCACCAGCGTGAGGTGGGCGCCGGCTACTTCGACCGGATCGCCACCACGGTGGATCCCACCTCGTCGACCACCGCGCTGGCGGGTTCGACCGAAGAGGGTCAGTTCCACTGA
- a CDS encoding acyl-[acyl-carrier-protein] thioesterase produces MTTQAASGLAKTMMPVPDPHPDVFDREWPLRVGDIDRTGRLRFDAACRHIQDIGQDHLRELGFEETHPLWIVRRTMVDLIRPIEFNDMLRMRRWCSGTSNRWCEMRVRIDGRKGGLMESEAFWININRETQGPSRISDDFLAGLQKTTSVDRLRWKAYLKAGKREDADEIREYPVRVSDIDLFDHMNNSVYWTVIEDYLFSHPELLEGPLRVAIEHDLPVALGDKLEILSHVHPAGSTEVFGADLVDRTVTTLTYVVAGETKAVASLFSV; encoded by the coding sequence ATGACGACACAGGCGGCTTCGGGGCTGGCAAAGACGATGATGCCGGTGCCCGATCCCCATCCGGACGTCTTCGATCGGGAGTGGCCGCTGCGGGTGGGCGACATCGACCGGACCGGCCGGTTGCGGTTCGACGCCGCGTGCAGGCACATCCAGGACATCGGCCAGGACCACCTGCGTGAGCTGGGCTTCGAGGAGACCCATCCCTTGTGGATCGTCCGCCGCACCATGGTGGATCTGATCCGTCCCATCGAGTTCAACGACATGCTGCGGATGCGGCGCTGGTGCTCGGGAACCTCCAACCGCTGGTGTGAGATGCGGGTGCGGATCGATGGTCGCAAAGGTGGGCTGATGGAGTCCGAGGCGTTCTGGATCAACATCAACCGCGAGACCCAGGGCCCGTCGCGCATCTCCGACGACTTCCTGGCCGGTCTGCAGAAGACCACGTCGGTGGATCGGCTGCGCTGGAAGGCCTATCTCAAGGCCGGCAAGCGTGAGGACGCCGACGAGATCCGCGAGTATCCGGTGCGGGTCTCCGACATCGACCTGTTCGACCACATGAACAACTCGGTCTACTGGACCGTCATCGAGGACTACCTGTTCTCGCATCCCGAGCTGCTGGAAGGCCCGCTGCGGGTGGCCATCGAACATGATCTGCCGGTCGCACTCGGCGACAAATTGGAGATCCTGTCGCACGTCCATCCGGCCGGCTCCACCGAGGTGTTCGGCGCCGATCTGGTGGATCGCACTGTAACGACGCTCACATATGTGGTCGCCGGGGAGACCAAAGCGGTTGCGTCCCTGTTCTCGGTTTAA
- the ramB gene encoding acetate metabolism transcriptional regulator RamB — MAKTFVGSRVRQLRTERGFSQAALAQMLEISPSYLNQIEHDVRPLTVAVLLRITEVFGVDATFFASQDDTRLIAELREVTLDRDLGVDVDQSELADIVSSHPALAKAMVNLHQRYRLTNARLAAVTEDRNADGSGTGSISMPHEEVRDYFYQRQNYLHELDTAAEDLTDRMRMHRGDLARDIAQRLAHVHGVRIIRRIDLGNTVLHRYDPETKTLEMSAHLSGGQQVFKLAVELAYLEFGSLIDDLVTEGNFTSDESRVLARLGLANYFAAAAVLPYRQFHDVAEGFRYDIERLSAFYSVSYETIAHRLSTLQRPSMRGVPLSFVRVDRAGNMSKRQSATGFHFSSSGGTCPLWNVYETFANPGKIGVQIAQMPDGRHYMWVARTVERRASRYGQPGKTFAIGLGCELRHANRLVYSEGLDLSGNNATPIGAGCRVCERDNCPQRAFPALGRALDLDEHRSTVSPYLVKQS, encoded by the coding sequence ATGGCCAAGACCTTCGTCGGTTCGCGGGTTCGGCAGCTGCGCACCGAACGCGGCTTCAGCCAAGCGGCGCTCGCCCAGATGTTGGAGATCTCGCCCAGCTACCTCAACCAGATCGAGCACGACGTCCGCCCGCTGACGGTGGCGGTTCTGTTGCGGATCACCGAAGTGTTCGGCGTCGACGCCACCTTCTTTGCCTCCCAGGACGACACCCGCCTGATCGCCGAGCTCCGGGAGGTCACCCTGGACCGGGATCTCGGCGTCGACGTGGACCAGTCCGAACTCGCCGACATCGTGAGTTCACACCCGGCCCTGGCCAAGGCCATGGTGAACCTGCACCAGCGTTACCGCCTGACCAACGCACGACTTGCGGCGGTCACCGAAGACCGCAACGCCGACGGCAGCGGAACCGGGTCGATCTCGATGCCGCACGAAGAGGTACGTGACTACTTCTATCAGCGGCAGAACTACCTGCACGAACTCGACACCGCCGCAGAGGATCTCACCGACCGCATGCGTATGCACCGCGGCGACCTGGCCCGCGACATCGCCCAGCGGCTCGCGCATGTACACGGAGTGCGCATCATCCGGCGCATCGATCTGGGCAACACCGTCCTGCACCGCTACGACCCGGAGACCAAGACCCTCGAGATGAGCGCCCATCTGTCCGGCGGACAACAGGTCTTCAAACTCGCCGTGGAGTTGGCGTATCTGGAGTTCGGTTCTCTCATCGACGATCTGGTGACCGAGGGCAACTTCACCAGCGACGAATCGCGCGTGCTGGCCCGGCTCGGGCTGGCCAACTACTTCGCCGCGGCCGCGGTGCTGCCGTACCGCCAGTTCCACGATGTCGCCGAAGGCTTCCGCTACGACATCGAGCGGTTGTCGGCGTTCTACTCGGTGAGCTACGAAACCATCGCCCATCGGCTGTCGACACTTCAGCGACCGTCGATGCGTGGGGTGCCCTTGTCGTTCGTCCGGGTGGACAGAGCAGGAAACATGTCAAAACGTCAGTCCGCCACAGGATTTCATTTCTCGTCCTCCGGAGGCACGTGTCCTCTGTGGAATGTGTACGAGACCTTCGCCAACCCGGGCAAGATCGGCGTCCAGATCGCCCAGATGCCCGACGGCCGTCACTACATGTGGGTGGCCCGCACCGTGGAGCGACGCGCGTCCCGGTACGGGCAGCCCGGGAAGACCTTCGCCATCGGCCTGGGATGCGAACTGCGCCATGCGAATCGGCTGGTCTACTCGGAGGGGCTCGATCTGTCCGGCAACAATGCCACCCCCATCGGCGCCGGTTGCCGGGTGTGCGAACGCGACAACTGCCCGCAGCGTGCTTTCCCGGCGTTGGGCCGCGCGCTCGACCTCGACGAGCACCGCAGTACCGTCTCCCCCTATTTGGTGAAGCAGTCATGA
- a CDS encoding carboxymuconolactone decarboxylase family protein → MSRVPASSGFRDVGPINWVICRLGARGIRAPEFHLFNAFSRHSTLFWAWLPFSGVLLYWGRLSRFEAELVILRVGHLRECEYELQQHRRLARSRGVDAALQAKVFEGPDAAGLSDRQRVLLRATDEFVLSRRVTAETWTALSGYLNQKQLIEFCLLAGQYDTLAATMNTLQLPLDFPD, encoded by the coding sequence ATGAGCCGAGTCCCGGCCTCCAGCGGGTTCCGCGACGTCGGCCCCATCAACTGGGTGATCTGTCGGTTGGGAGCGCGTGGGATCCGCGCTCCCGAATTCCATCTGTTCAACGCATTCTCGAGGCATTCCACGCTGTTCTGGGCGTGGCTGCCGTTCTCCGGGGTATTGCTGTACTGGGGCCGCCTGTCACGCTTCGAGGCGGAGCTGGTCATCCTACGGGTGGGACATCTGCGCGAGTGTGAGTACGAATTGCAGCAGCACCGCCGGCTCGCCCGCTCCCGCGGTGTGGACGCGGCACTGCAGGCGAAGGTGTTCGAGGGCCCGGATGCCGCCGGCCTGTCTGATCGCCAGCGGGTGTTGTTGCGCGCCACCGACGAGTTCGTACTGTCCCGCCGCGTGACGGCCGAGACGTGGACTGCCCTGTCCGGCTACCTCAACCAGAAGCAGCTGATCGAATTCTGTCTGCTGGCAGGGCAATACGACACTCTGGCCGCGACGATGAACACCCTGCAGCTGCCGCTCGATTTTCCGGACTGA
- a CDS encoding HNH endonuclease signature motif containing protein, producing the protein MHSESMASGGDPTGALFDAIDAALTELLATDPRQRSVAQQKAVLARAQRVINRLPALQHREIVALKQQASAAELGDTLGRALADLLRITRRDAATLVDDAEHLGPRTTLTGDPLQPWLATTAAAQAGGAIGAGHVAVIRGFMASLPGHVGVAAREEAEQTLVDKSRSKRPDELRATANDLYLELDQDGTPPTEPKPRAPKGEFHVGKQQSDGRSKFWGYLTPESRATWEAVTAKWASPGACNPSDETPCIDDVTAQAAQRDGRSQPQRNHDAFLAVGRAMLASGQLGKHHGLPATVIVSTTLRELEASVGLGVTAGGTRLPVRDVLRLARHAHHYLVIYGDHGEVLHLGRTRRIASPSQQIVLYDRDRGCTRPGCTVPGYGCQAHHAVLDWAAGGLTNVDDLAFACPSDNKLVTEGGWTTRKNQLGETEWIPPAHLDHGQPRVNDIHHPERLHHPRTATPPSRSGQRPPAEKDGSTDEDEEPN; encoded by the coding sequence ATGCATTCGGAATCGATGGCTTCAGGAGGCGACCCCACCGGGGCACTGTTCGATGCCATCGATGCAGCGCTCACCGAGTTGCTGGCCACGGATCCCCGGCAGAGATCGGTGGCCCAACAGAAAGCAGTACTGGCCCGAGCGCAGCGGGTGATCAATCGCCTTCCCGCTCTGCAGCATCGCGAGATCGTGGCGTTGAAGCAGCAGGCTTCCGCGGCAGAGTTGGGCGACACCCTCGGGCGGGCACTGGCTGATCTGCTGCGTATCACCCGTCGCGACGCCGCCACACTGGTCGACGACGCCGAACACCTCGGACCCCGCACCACGCTGACCGGAGATCCCTTGCAGCCCTGGCTGGCCACCACCGCTGCCGCGCAGGCCGGCGGGGCGATCGGCGCCGGACATGTCGCGGTGATCCGCGGGTTCATGGCCTCGCTGCCCGGACACGTCGGCGTCGCCGCCCGGGAGGAGGCGGAGCAGACGCTGGTCGACAAATCCCGTAGTAAGCGCCCCGATGAACTCAGGGCCACTGCCAACGACCTCTACCTCGAACTCGACCAGGACGGCACCCCACCAACGGAGCCCAAACCGCGGGCACCCAAAGGTGAGTTCCATGTCGGTAAGCAACAGTCTGACGGCCGATCCAAGTTCTGGGGTTACCTGACCCCCGAAAGCCGAGCCACCTGGGAAGCCGTCACCGCCAAATGGGCCTCCCCCGGCGCCTGCAACCCCTCAGATGAAACGCCCTGCATCGACGACGTCACCGCCCAAGCCGCTCAACGAGACGGGCGATCACAACCCCAACGCAATCACGACGCCTTCCTTGCCGTCGGGCGTGCCATGCTGGCCTCCGGCCAACTCGGCAAACACCACGGCCTGCCCGCGACCGTCATCGTCTCCACCACCCTGCGCGAGTTGGAAGCCTCTGTTGGGCTTGGTGTCACCGCGGGCGGTACCCGTCTGCCGGTCCGCGACGTTCTGCGGCTGGCCCGACATGCTCATCACTATTTGGTCATCTACGGCGACCACGGCGAAGTCCTGCATCTTGGGCGCACCAGGCGCATCGCCAGCCCGTCACAACAGATCGTGCTCTACGACCGTGACCGCGGCTGCACCCGACCCGGCTGCACCGTCCCCGGCTACGGCTGCCAAGCCCACCACGCGGTGTTGGACTGGGCCGCCGGCGGACTCACCAACGTCGATGACCTGGCTTTCGCCTGCCCCAGCGACAACAAACTCGTCACCGAAGGCGGGTGGACCACCCGCAAGAACCAACTCGGCGAAACCGAGTGGATACCACCGGCACACCTGGATCACGGCCAACCCCGCGTCAACGACATCCACCACCCCGAACGCCTACATCATCCCAGGACTGCGACACCACCCAGCAGAAGCGGACAACGTCCACCCGCCGAAAAGGACGGCAGCACAGACGAAGACGAAGAACCGAACTGA